One region of Halomicrobium sp. LC1Hm genomic DNA includes:
- a CDS encoding DUF6684 family protein has product MSLLGFEKETLLDLTVNAIPLGILLFFIAAFAVVPAFGVDPVFSTMQFALIGSMFAGLAILSYYTGKAIEGAEQQAEESAE; this is encoded by the coding sequence ATGTCACTGCTCGGTTTCGAGAAAGAGACGCTCCTGGATCTGACAGTCAACGCGATCCCGCTGGGGATCCTCCTCTTTTTCATCGCGGCCTTCGCCGTCGTCCCGGCGTTCGGCGTCGATCCGGTGTTCAGTACGATGCAGTTCGCGCTGATCGGCTCCATGTTCGCGGGGTTGGCGATTCTCTCGTACTACACGGGCAAAGCGATCGAAGGGGCCGAACAGCAGGCCGAAGAGTCCGCAGAATAG
- a CDS encoding cytochrome c oxidase subunit I gives MAGEQLVLTGLMAVLLVVIVGALARAEDWRSYTPLAGGGGYGEATGHGHAEKPGGLVRWLTTVDHKDIGILYGVYAVIAFAVGGIMAVLIRVQLTLPGGTIIGNSYYNSILTSHGITMLFLFGTPILAAFANYFVPLLIGADDMAFPRINAIAFWLLPPAALLIWAGFFTAPLTGNEIEPAQTAWTMYTPLSAEQANPGVDLMLLGLHLSGVAATMGAINFIATIFTERGDGVNWANLDIFSWTVLTQSGLILFAFPLLGSAMIMLLLDRNLATTFFATGNGGTMLWQHLFWFFGHPEVYILVLPPMGLVSYILPKFSGRKLFGFKFVVYSTLAIGVLSFGVWAHHMFSTGMDPRLRASFMAVSLAIAIPSAVKTFNWITTMWNGQLRLTTPMLFCIGFVSNFIIGGVTGVFLASIPVDLVLHDTYYVVGHFHYIVMGAIGFAVFAGIYYWFPIVSGRMYQRTLGKAHFWLSMIGTNVTFFAMLALGYLGMPRRYATYNFDGAFAPLAQVTTFHQLATVGAFILLVGQLLFVWNVVTSWLEGRRVQSHDPWNLEENDMLGNEFSWFKEQRETALADGGEEDEAVMADGGQPSEQSDER, from the coding sequence ATGGCAGGAGAGCAGTTAGTACTGACCGGACTCATGGCCGTTCTCCTCGTCGTGATCGTCGGGGCCCTCGCGCGAGCCGAGGACTGGCGGTCGTACACACCCCTCGCGGGCGGTGGGGGCTACGGCGAGGCGACGGGACACGGACACGCAGAGAAACCGGGTGGGCTCGTGCGGTGGCTCACGACGGTCGACCACAAAGACATCGGGATCCTCTACGGCGTCTACGCCGTGATCGCCTTCGCCGTCGGCGGCATCATGGCGGTGCTGATCCGGGTGCAGCTGACGCTGCCCGGTGGCACCATCATCGGGAACAGCTACTACAACTCGATCCTGACGAGCCACGGGATCACGATGCTGTTCCTGTTCGGGACGCCGATTCTGGCCGCGTTCGCGAACTACTTCGTCCCGCTGTTGATCGGGGCCGACGACATGGCGTTCCCGCGGATCAACGCGATCGCGTTCTGGTTGCTCCCGCCGGCCGCACTCCTGATCTGGGCCGGGTTCTTCACCGCGCCGCTGACGGGCAACGAGATCGAGCCCGCACAGACGGCCTGGACGATGTACACGCCGCTGTCGGCCGAACAGGCCAACCCCGGCGTCGACCTGATGTTGCTGGGCCTGCACCTCTCTGGGGTCGCGGCGACGATGGGTGCGATCAACTTCATCGCGACCATCTTCACCGAGCGCGGTGACGGCGTGAACTGGGCCAACCTCGACATCTTCAGCTGGACGGTCCTCACCCAGTCGGGGCTGATCCTCTTTGCCTTCCCGCTGCTTGGCAGTGCGATGATCATGCTTCTGCTGGACCGGAATCTCGCGACGACGTTCTTCGCCACCGGCAACGGCGGGACGATGCTGTGGCAACACCTGTTCTGGTTCTTCGGCCACCCCGAGGTGTACATCCTCGTGCTCCCGCCGATGGGACTGGTCAGCTACATCCTCCCGAAGTTCTCGGGCCGGAAGCTGTTCGGCTTCAAGTTCGTCGTCTACTCCACGCTGGCGATTGGCGTGCTCTCTTTCGGTGTCTGGGCCCACCACATGTTCTCGACCGGGATGGACCCGCGGCTGCGTGCCTCCTTCATGGCGGTCTCGTTGGCCATCGCGATCCCCAGCGCCGTCAAGACGTTCAACTGGATCACGACGATGTGGAACGGCCAGCTTCGCCTGACGACGCCGATGCTGTTCTGTATCGGCTTCGTCTCGAACTTCATCATCGGCGGTGTCACCGGCGTCTTCCTGGCGTCGATCCCCGTCGACCTCGTGCTCCACGACACCTACTACGTGGTCGGTCACTTCCACTACATCGTGATGGGTGCGATCGGGTTCGCCGTCTTCGCCGGCATCTACTACTGGTTCCCGATCGTCTCCGGGCGGATGTACCAGCGCACGCTCGGGAAAGCACACTTCTGGCTCTCGATGATCGGCACGAACGTCACCTTCTTCGCGATGCTGGCGCTTGGCTACCTCGGCATGCCACGGCGCTACGCGACCTACAACTTCGACGGTGCCTTCGCGCCGCTCGCCCAGGTGACGACGTTCCACCAGCTGGCGACCGTGGGCGCGTTCATCCTGCTGGTCGGACAGCTGCTGTTCGTCTGGAACGTCGTGACCTCCTGGCTCGAAGGTCGCCGCGTCCAGAGCCACGACCCGTGGAACCTCGAAGAGAACGACATGCTGGGCAACGAGTTCAGCTGGTTCAAAGAACAGCGTGAGACCGCCCTCGCCGACGGTGGCGAGGAAGACGAGGCCGTGATGGCCGACGGCGGACAGCCCAGCGAGCAGTCGGACGAACGGTAG
- a CDS encoding cox cluster protein, with amino-acid sequence MSGTLRGDRLVVRLYLIIVALTGVMGYVLAWATDETLEPELFGVVALPPTPVGVAVFGMVTIGTGLGVLLALVVYVANNFDDARNE; translated from the coding sequence GTGAGTGGCACGCTGCGTGGCGATCGACTCGTCGTCAGACTCTACCTGATCATCGTGGCGCTGACGGGCGTGATGGGGTACGTACTCGCCTGGGCGACCGACGAGACGCTCGAACCGGAGCTGTTCGGCGTCGTCGCGCTGCCGCCGACGCCGGTCGGCGTCGCCGTCTTCGGGATGGTGACCATCGGGACCGGATTGGGCGTGTTGCTGGCGCTGGTGGTGTACGTCGCGAACAACTTCGACGACGCCAGAAACGAGTAG
- the acs gene encoding acetate--CoA ligase, translated as MPDEGPELEARLTEQEYFRPPTDFVGQANVTDPEIHERFDENYPEAFEEYAELLDWDEHWDEVLDDSNPPFYEWFTGGKLNASHNCIDRHLDERKNQAAIIWEGTDADESETITYQDLYNRVNAMAASLQDVGVREDDVVTCHLPMLPALPVTMLACARIGAPHSEVFAGFSAQALADRIDSADSDVVVTCDGYYRRGEFLNHKEKCDEALDAAESDVDTVLLWTREDELHPDVEIGEDDPYVLVDDLLADNERARVDPVSRDAEDPLFLMYTSGTTGQPKGCQHRTGGYLSYVTATSKNVLDIKPEDTYWCAADIGWITGHSYIVYGPLSLGTTSVMYEDTPDHPHKGRIWEIAERYDVDIFHTSPTAVRMFMKWGEEYVQDYDFDFRHMTTVGEPIQPEAWLWYYKYIGGEDAAIVDTWWQTETGGHLITNLPALDDMKPGSAGKAVPGIQPAIYDDNGDPIEPASGRAGNLVIEKPWPGMLQTVYGNDERFIEEYWQDFSDTDSDDPEDWVYKAGDGAVHGQDGYYRVLGRLDDVMNVAGHRLGTMELESAVAEVEDVAEAAVASREDAEKGEVPDVYVVLRDGVEPSEAVRGRIVSAVEDEIGKFARPANVIFCGDLPKTRSGKIMRRILENISNGEELGNTTTLRDPSVPEEIRDQVQGD; from the coding sequence ATGCCAGATGAGGGACCTGAACTCGAGGCACGCCTGACGGAGCAAGAGTACTTCCGTCCGCCGACCGACTTCGTCGGCCAGGCCAACGTCACCGATCCGGAGATCCACGAACGGTTCGACGAGAACTACCCGGAGGCGTTCGAGGAGTACGCCGAACTCCTCGACTGGGACGAACACTGGGACGAGGTGCTCGACGACTCCAATCCGCCGTTCTACGAGTGGTTCACTGGTGGGAAGCTCAACGCGTCACACAACTGTATCGACCGCCATCTCGACGAGCGCAAGAACCAGGCCGCGATCATCTGGGAGGGGACCGACGCCGACGAGAGCGAGACGATCACCTATCAGGACCTGTACAACCGGGTCAACGCGATGGCCGCCTCGCTGCAGGACGTGGGTGTCCGCGAGGACGACGTGGTCACCTGTCACCTCCCGATGCTCCCCGCGCTGCCGGTGACGATGCTCGCCTGTGCCCGCATCGGCGCACCACACTCGGAGGTGTTCGCCGGCTTCTCGGCCCAGGCGCTGGCCGATCGGATCGACTCGGCCGACAGCGACGTGGTCGTCACCTGTGACGGCTACTACCGACGCGGCGAGTTCCTCAACCACAAGGAAAAGTGCGACGAGGCGCTGGACGCCGCCGAGTCCGACGTGGACACCGTCCTGCTGTGGACGCGCGAAGACGAACTCCATCCCGACGTCGAGATCGGCGAGGATGACCCGTACGTGCTGGTCGACGACCTGCTTGCCGACAACGAGCGAGCGCGCGTCGACCCGGTCTCGCGTGACGCCGAAGACCCGCTCTTCCTGATGTACACCTCCGGGACGACGGGCCAGCCGAAGGGCTGTCAGCACCGCACCGGTGGCTATCTCTCCTACGTGACGGCCACCTCGAAGAACGTCCTCGACATCAAACCCGAGGACACCTACTGGTGTGCCGCCGACATCGGCTGGATCACGGGCCACAGCTACATCGTCTACGGACCACTCTCGCTGGGGACCACCAGCGTGATGTACGAGGACACGCCCGACCATCCCCACAAGGGCCGCATCTGGGAGATCGCCGAGCGCTACGACGTGGACATCTTCCACACCTCGCCGACCGCCGTCCGGATGTTCATGAAGTGGGGCGAAGAGTACGTCCAGGACTACGACTTCGACTTCCGGCACATGACGACGGTCGGCGAACCGATCCAGCCGGAAGCGTGGCTGTGGTACTACAAGTACATCGGCGGCGAGGACGCGGCAATCGTCGACACCTGGTGGCAGACCGAGACCGGCGGCCACCTGATCACGAACCTGCCCGCGCTCGACGACATGAAGCCCGGCTCCGCCGGCAAGGCGGTCCCCGGGATCCAGCCGGCCATCTACGACGACAACGGCGACCCCATCGAACCCGCGTCGGGACGCGCCGGCAACCTCGTCATCGAGAAACCGTGGCCCGGTATGCTCCAGACGGTGTACGGCAACGACGAGCGCTTCATCGAGGAGTACTGGCAGGACTTCTCGGACACCGACTCCGACGATCCCGAGGACTGGGTGTACAAAGCCGGCGACGGTGCGGTCCACGGACAGGACGGCTACTATCGGGTCCTCGGTCGCCTCGACGACGTGATGAACGTCGCCGGCCACCGTCTCGGAACGATGGAACTGGAGTCGGCCGTCGCCGAGGTCGAGGACGTGGCCGAGGCTGCCGTCGCCTCCCGCGAGGACGCCGAGAAGGGAGAGGTGCCGGACGTGTACGTCGTCCTCCGAGACGGCGTCGAACCGAGCGAAGCGGTCCGTGGCCGGATCGTCTCGGCCGTCGAAGACGAGATCGGGAAGTTCGCCCGCCCGGCCAACGTCATCTTCTGTGGCGACTTGCCAAAGACTCGCTCCGGCAAGATCATGCGCCGGATCCTCGAAAACATCTCCAACGGCGAGGAACTCGGCAACACGACGACGCTGCGTGACCCGAGTGTCCCCGAGGAGATCCGCGACCAGGTACAGGGCGACTGA
- a CDS encoding methylmalonyl-CoA mutase: MYDEADLAAIREAKADWEAETLDPVLDAYGERAERFATVSNRAVDRLYTPADVADLDYERDLGFPGEEPYTRGVYPTMYRGRQWTMRQFAGFGTARETNERFQYLIDEGQTGLSTAFDMPTLMGIDSDDRMAEGEVGKEGVAVDTLRDVEILFDGIDLAEISTSFTINPSAPVIYAMYVALADRRGVDRTELRGTLQNDMFKEFIAQKEWVVPPEPSLRLVTDVIEFATEETPSFKPVSVSGYHIREAGSTATQELAFTLADGFAYVEDCLDRGLDVDTFAPQLSFFFNAHNSIFEEVAKFRAARRIYARVMDEWYDASEPAAKQLKFHTQTAGQSLTAQQPLNNVVRVTIQALAGVLGGTQSLHTNSFDEALALPSEKAVRVALRTQQIIAEESGAADIVDPLGGSFAVETLTDEIEADAMAYIEHVRDELGDGSMRAGVLAGIEDGYFQREIQDAAYEYQERVEDGEATVVGVNAYAVEEETEPDLLQVEDRVQEQQRERLADVRAERDDEAVTAALAGVREAAVGGENVMPAIVEAVKVEATMGEIMGVFEDEYGSYRETIGAA, encoded by the coding sequence ATGTACGACGAGGCCGACCTGGCAGCCATCCGGGAGGCGAAAGCCGACTGGGAGGCCGAGACGCTCGATCCGGTACTGGACGCCTACGGCGAGCGAGCCGAGCGGTTCGCCACCGTCTCGAATCGCGCGGTCGACAGGCTGTACACGCCGGCCGACGTTGCCGACCTCGACTACGAGCGTGATCTCGGCTTCCCCGGCGAGGAGCCCTACACCCGCGGCGTCTATCCGACGATGTACCGTGGCCGCCAGTGGACGATGCGCCAGTTCGCCGGCTTCGGCACAGCTCGGGAGACCAACGAGCGATTTCAGTACCTGATCGACGAGGGCCAGACGGGACTCTCGACGGCCTTCGACATGCCCACGCTGATGGGGATCGACTCGGACGACCGCATGGCCGAGGGCGAGGTCGGCAAGGAGGGCGTCGCCGTCGACACGCTCCGGGACGTGGAGATCCTCTTCGACGGGATCGACCTCGCCGAGATCTCGACGAGTTTCACCATCAACCCCAGCGCGCCCGTCATCTACGCGATGTACGTCGCGCTCGCAGATCGCCGCGGCGTCGACCGCACGGAGCTTCGGGGCACTCTCCAGAACGACATGTTCAAGGAGTTCATCGCACAGAAAGAGTGGGTCGTTCCCCCGGAGCCGTCGCTGCGGCTCGTGACGGACGTGATCGAGTTCGCCACCGAGGAGACGCCGTCGTTCAAGCCGGTCTCGGTCTCGGGCTATCACATCCGCGAGGCCGGATCGACCGCCACGCAGGAACTGGCCTTCACGCTCGCCGACGGCTTCGCCTACGTCGAGGACTGTCTCGACCGGGGCCTCGACGTGGACACGTTCGCCCCGCAACTGTCCTTCTTCTTCAACGCGCACAACTCGATCTTCGAGGAGGTCGCGAAGTTCCGGGCCGCGCGGCGGATCTACGCGCGGGTCATGGACGAGTGGTACGACGCGAGCGAGCCGGCCGCCAAGCAACTGAAGTTCCACACCCAGACCGCCGGCCAGTCACTGACTGCCCAGCAGCCGCTGAACAACGTCGTCAGGGTGACCATTCAGGCGCTGGCCGGCGTCCTCGGCGGGACCCAGAGCCTGCACACGAACAGCTTCGACGAGGCACTCGCTCTGCCCAGCGAGAAGGCGGTTCGGGTGGCCCTGCGAACCCAGCAGATCATCGCAGAGGAGTCCGGTGCGGCCGATATCGTGGACCCGCTGGGTGGGAGCTTCGCCGTCGAGACGCTGACAGACGAGATCGAGGCCGACGCGATGGCGTACATCGAACACGTCAGGGACGAACTGGGCGACGGCTCCATGCGAGCGGGCGTCCTCGCGGGGATCGAAGACGGCTACTTCCAGCGGGAGATACAGGACGCCGCCTACGAGTACCAGGAACGCGTCGAGGACGGCGAGGCGACCGTCGTCGGCGTCAACGCCTACGCGGTCGAGGAGGAGACCGAACCCGACCTCCTGCAGGTCGAGGACCGCGTGCAAGAACAGCAACGCGAGCGCCTCGCAGACGTACGGGCCGAACGCGACGACGAGGCCGTGACGGCGGCGCTCGCCGGTGTCAGAGAGGCGGCCGTCGGCGGCGAGAACGTGATGCCAGCGATCGTCGAGGCCGTCAAAGTCGAGGCGACGATGGGCGAGATCATGGGCGTCTTCGAGGACGAGTACGGGAGCTACCGGGAGACGATCGGGGCCGCGTGA
- a CDS encoding CBS domain-containing protein, which produces MGADGEPRVREYMTSDVATVSPDDTVEVVAHRIAESDEYSGFPVCEGRRVEGFVSARDLLLAEDHEPMFRVMSDDILVAHPEMGVQDAGRVILRSGIQKLPVVDDAGHLVGIISNADVIRSHIERATPNKVDKLTRTLESIHDVSARDERREVVIDELVPTQGTVYADELEGRTYELKRGLAEPLVVIDNGGLQPPDQVTVTEFADGEGSEQTRELLLADGHHRVKAAEQLGVEEMDAYVIVLGDPVDLGMARTADDADLTSISDIEVVDYARHPLVETTERLQGEDE; this is translated from the coding sequence ATGGGAGCGGACGGCGAACCACGGGTCCGGGAGTACATGACCAGCGACGTGGCCACGGTCTCGCCCGACGATACGGTCGAGGTGGTGGCCCATCGAATCGCCGAGAGCGACGAGTACAGCGGTTTTCCGGTGTGTGAGGGGCGTCGTGTCGAGGGCTTCGTCAGCGCCCGCGATCTGTTGCTGGCCGAGGACCACGAGCCGATGTTTCGCGTGATGAGCGACGACATCCTCGTCGCCCACCCGGAGATGGGCGTTCAGGATGCAGGTCGAGTCATCCTCCGCTCTGGCATCCAGAAGCTCCCGGTCGTCGACGACGCGGGCCACCTCGTCGGCATCATCTCGAACGCTGACGTGATCCGCTCGCACATCGAGCGCGCGACGCCGAACAAGGTCGACAAGCTCACCCGGACCCTGGAGTCGATCCACGACGTGTCCGCGCGGGACGAACGGCGCGAGGTCGTCATCGACGAACTGGTGCCGACACAGGGGACCGTCTACGCGGACGAACTGGAGGGACGGACCTACGAACTCAAACGCGGACTCGCAGAGCCGCTCGTCGTCATCGACAACGGGGGGCTCCAGCCGCCAGATCAGGTGACCGTCACCGAGTTCGCCGACGGCGAGGGCTCGGAGCAGACCCGTGAGCTGTTGCTTGCCGACGGCCACCACCGAGTGAAAGCGGCCGAACAGCTGGGCGTCGAGGAGATGGACGCCTACGTGATCGTGCTGGGCGACCCCGTCGACCTCGGGATGGCACGCACCGCCGACGACGCGGACCTCACTTCGATCAGCGACATCGAGGTGGTCGACTACGCGCGTCACCCGCTCGTCGAGACGACCGAACGCCTCCAGGGCGAAGACGAGTAG
- a CDS encoding DHH family phosphoesterase: MTSRLVLGAGPLVRSLLDELAAGRGEVTVLTEDEHRVDTLRTDAITVQLADPADRSVLSSLDPTPETVFVAVGDAKRNAAVAQAVRSVFPSVMLVAYSGLETDPAVDEALERVADRVVDPGAAITDHLMERIGEAGLRTRQLQRVLRDVDGTLAVVMHDNPDPDAIASGVALSRLAQAVGCETELCYYGEITHQENRAFVNLLEFDLQNLDADADLDAYDGFALVDHSRPGVNDQLPPETPIDIVVDHHPPRAPVEARFVDLRSDVGATSTLLADYLCRFDSLVEEAVATGLLFGISVDTREFRREVSVDDFEAAAYLLPHADLDILQRIEDPSMSADTLDTIGRAIANRQREGSVLLSCVGELSDRDALAQAADRLLDLQGINSTLVYGVKDGTIYASARARGTEIDLGEVLREAFGQIGSAGGHADMAGAQITLGVLESIEDRDESLHEVVRAVVDDRFLDAVQARPNHLLSPVYTASRYGATDEYLDSEDGEE; encoded by the coding sequence ATGACTTCTCGCCTGGTGTTGGGGGCGGGGCCGCTCGTCCGGTCACTGCTCGACGAACTCGCAGCCGGCCGTGGCGAGGTGACGGTCCTCACCGAGGACGAACACCGGGTCGACACGCTCCGTACGGACGCGATCACGGTGCAGTTGGCTGATCCGGCCGACCGCTCGGTGCTGTCGTCGCTTGACCCGACGCCAGAGACGGTGTTCGTCGCCGTCGGCGACGCCAAGCGCAACGCGGCCGTCGCGCAGGCGGTGCGATCCGTCTTCCCGTCGGTGATGCTCGTCGCCTACAGCGGGCTGGAGACCGATCCGGCGGTCGACGAGGCCCTCGAACGCGTCGCCGACCGGGTCGTCGATCCCGGCGCGGCGATCACCGACCACCTCATGGAACGCATCGGCGAGGCCGGTCTGCGGACCCGACAGCTCCAGCGCGTGTTGCGCGACGTGGACGGCACGCTGGCGGTCGTCATGCACGACAACCCGGACCCCGACGCCATCGCGAGCGGGGTCGCGCTGTCGCGACTGGCACAGGCCGTCGGCTGTGAGACGGAGCTGTGTTACTACGGCGAGATCACCCACCAGGAGAACAGGGCGTTCGTGAACTTACTGGAGTTCGACCTCCAGAACCTCGACGCCGACGCGGATCTGGACGCGTACGACGGCTTCGCGCTGGTCGATCACTCCCGTCCCGGCGTCAACGACCAGCTCCCGCCCGAGACGCCCATCGACATCGTCGTCGATCACCACCCGCCGCGCGCGCCAGTCGAGGCGCGGTTCGTCGACCTCCGGAGCGACGTGGGTGCCACCAGTACGCTGCTCGCCGACTATCTCTGTCGGTTCGACTCGCTCGTCGAAGAGGCGGTCGCGACGGGACTCCTCTTTGGCATCAGCGTCGACACGCGCGAGTTTCGACGCGAGGTGTCGGTCGACGACTTCGAGGCCGCGGCCTACCTGCTCCCACACGCCGACCTCGACATCCTCCAGCGTATCGAGGACCCGAGCATGAGCGCCGACACCCTCGATACGATCGGGCGCGCGATCGCGAACCGCCAGCGGGAGGGATCGGTGCTGCTGAGCTGCGTGGGTGAGCTCTCGGACCGCGACGCGCTCGCACAGGCCGCCGATCGACTGCTCGACCTTCAGGGGATCAACTCGACGCTGGTCTACGGCGTCAAGGACGGAACGATCTACGCGTCGGCGCGCGCTCGCGGGACCGAGATCGACCTCGGCGAAGTGCTCCGCGAGGCGTTCGGCCAGATCGGCAGTGCGGGGGGCCACGCCGACATGGCCGGTGCCCAGATCACGCTGGGCGTCCTCGAATCCATCGAGGACCGGGACGAGTCGCTCCACGAGGTCGTTCGCGCCGTCGTCGACGACCGGTTCCTCGACGCGGTCCAGGCCCGCCCCAACCACCTCCTGAGCCCGGTGTACACCGCGTCGCGCTACGGGGCGACCGACGAGTATCTCGACAGCGAGGACGGCGAGGAGTGA